From a single Nitrospira sp. genomic region:
- a CDS encoding glutamate synthase subunit beta, whose protein sequence is MGDPKGFMKYAREGPQRKPVELRVLDWKEMYEPISEDKLKIQGARCMDCGVPFCQGNTGCPVVNLIPEWNDLVYRGRWKDALKALHTTNNFPEFTGRLCPAPCEGACVLGINSDPVSIRIIEWNMIDRGFNEGWVEPILPVANTGKTVAVVGSGPAGLAAAQQLARAGHAVTVFEKADRIGGLLRYGIPDFKMEKHVIDRRLEQMTAEGVVFKTGATIGKDISGEELRKKFDAVCLAMGAEQPRDLPVPGRELKGVHFAMDYLVQQNRRNAGRTVTTEAIMATGKNVVIIGGGDTGSDCLGTVHRQGCAEAHQFELLPEPPLQRAASTPWPLWPMQLRSSHAHEEGCDRQWSVSTTKFSGPNGQVTTLHAHRVKFEAGKFVPIPGTEFELRADLVLLAMGFTGPVKNGLLDNLGVKYDARGNVMADDNFMTNLDGVFAGGDTRRGQSLIVWAIAEGRKMAAGVDKYLRAGKSAKTIAA, encoded by the coding sequence ATGGGTGATCCAAAGGGTTTCATGAAATATGCCCGTGAGGGCCCGCAGCGGAAGCCGGTCGAGTTGCGCGTACTTGACTGGAAGGAGATGTACGAGCCGATCTCTGAAGACAAACTCAAGATCCAGGGCGCGCGCTGCATGGATTGCGGCGTGCCTTTCTGCCAGGGGAACACTGGCTGTCCGGTCGTCAATCTGATTCCTGAGTGGAATGACCTTGTCTATCGCGGGCGCTGGAAGGACGCGCTCAAGGCGTTGCATACCACGAACAATTTCCCTGAGTTTACCGGCCGGCTCTGTCCCGCACCCTGCGAAGGCGCCTGCGTACTCGGCATCAACAGCGATCCGGTGTCCATCCGCATCATTGAATGGAACATGATTGACCGCGGCTTTAACGAGGGCTGGGTGGAACCGATTCTGCCGGTGGCGAACACTGGTAAAACGGTGGCGGTCGTGGGGTCAGGTCCGGCCGGTTTGGCTGCGGCGCAGCAGCTTGCGCGGGCAGGCCATGCGGTCACGGTTTTCGAAAAGGCCGACCGGATCGGCGGCCTGCTCCGCTACGGCATCCCAGATTTCAAGATGGAAAAACACGTGATCGACCGCCGGCTGGAGCAGATGACCGCTGAAGGCGTCGTCTTCAAAACTGGCGCGACCATTGGGAAAGATATCAGTGGCGAGGAGCTCCGGAAGAAATTCGACGCCGTGTGTCTCGCCATGGGCGCCGAGCAGCCGCGCGACCTGCCGGTGCCGGGGCGGGAGCTCAAGGGCGTCCATTTCGCGATGGACTATCTCGTGCAACAGAACAGGCGCAACGCTGGCCGCACGGTCACCACCGAGGCGATCATGGCCACGGGCAAGAACGTTGTCATCATCGGCGGCGGCGACACGGGCTCGGACTGTCTCGGTACGGTACACCGACAGGGCTGTGCGGAAGCGCATCAGTTTGAATTGTTGCCGGAGCCGCCGCTACAGCGTGCCGCTTCCACGCCCTGGCCGCTGTGGCCCATGCAGTTGCGCAGCTCGCACGCGCATGAAGAGGGCTGCGACCGCCAGTGGAGCGTTTCGACAACGAAATTCTCCGGTCCCAACGGGCAGGTGACGACCCTCCACGCGCATCGCGTGAAGTTCGAAGCTGGAAAGTTTGTGCCGATCCCTGGCACCGAGTTTGAGTTGCGCGCCGATCTTGTGCTCCTGGCCATGGGTTTCACGGGGCCGGTGAAGAACGGCCTGCTCGATAACCTCGGCGTCAAATATGACGCGCGCGGCAATGTCATGGCCGACGACAACTTCATGACCAACCTCGACGGCGTCTTCGCTGGCGGCGACACGCGGCGTGGGCAATCCCTTATCGTCTGGGCCATCGCGGAGGGCCGCAAGATGGCTGCTGGAGTGGACAAGTATCTTCGCGCTGGTAAATCCGCCAAGACCATTGCCGCCTAG
- a CDS encoding formylglycine-generating enzyme family protein — MRAAWMLLTGALVVVCALPAAAESSPPAAKDLSARLAGIANLGMPSPALPIAAGWFLMGSTRVDDDPYGLHTQYDDTELPQHKVWLDAYAIDRDEVSLGEYLAHLSKQQRPTPDELRKLIWHMITVHAATDESLARWPALYVTWADADNFCRSIGKRLPTEAEWEKAARGESANLFPWGTQAPADRLAVFGQYHVHEIPLVQPVGSGETGASPYGARHMAGNVAEWVQDWFLFDYYAITPNRNPAGPRDGRYRGVRGGSWKSKPMMLRAATRSGAPPDQRAATVGFRCAASAPLSSPR, encoded by the coding sequence ATGCGTGCTGCATGGATGCTGCTCACCGGTGCGCTTGTTGTGGTCTGCGCACTGCCCGCAGCGGCCGAATCGTCTCCGCCGGCAGCGAAAGACCTGTCCGCCCGCTTGGCCGGCATTGCAAATCTTGGGATGCCTTCGCCCGCCCTTCCCATTGCCGCCGGCTGGTTTCTGATGGGGTCGACTCGCGTGGACGACGATCCCTATGGATTGCACACCCAATACGACGACACGGAATTACCGCAGCATAAAGTTTGGCTCGACGCCTATGCCATCGATCGCGACGAAGTCAGCCTCGGCGAATATCTCGCGCATCTCAGCAAACAACAGCGGCCGACACCAGACGAATTGCGGAAACTCATCTGGCACATGATCACGGTGCATGCAGCAACGGACGAGAGCCTGGCCCGCTGGCCCGCCCTCTACGTCACCTGGGCCGACGCAGACAACTTCTGCCGATCCATCGGTAAACGGCTGCCGACCGAAGCCGAATGGGAAAAGGCCGCACGCGGCGAGTCCGCGAACCTGTTTCCCTGGGGCACGCAGGCACCGGCAGACAGGCTGGCGGTGTTTGGCCAGTATCATGTGCATGAAATTCCGCTCGTGCAGCCCGTCGGCAGCGGCGAGACGGGCGCCAGCCCCTACGGGGCACGCCACATGGCCGGTAACGTGGCCGAGTGGGTGCAGGACTGGTTCCTGTTCGACTACTATGCCATCACGCCGAATCGAAATCCGGCCGGCCCGCGCGACGGCCGCTACCGGGGCGTACGTGGCGGCTCCTGGAAAAGCAAGCCGATGATGCTACGCGCGGCCACGCGCAGCGGCGCGCCGCCAGATCAGCGCGCCGCAACCGTCGGCTTCCGCTGCGCTGCGTCCGCACCTTTGTCCTCCCCCCGCTGA